A portion of the Pseudorasbora parva isolate DD20220531a chromosome 1, ASM2467924v1, whole genome shotgun sequence genome contains these proteins:
- the LOC137080642 gene encoding solute carrier family 12 member 3-like, with protein sequence MAKYIDRIRNLIPGLRRPETNLPPQGVTVDIGEYGKEQDKQKMSFYNPLDPLPKYDFYAKDTFSGRIKSTRPSLDVLRKPPEPDDLPPPPEDDGRPKVKLVRFGWVLGVMIRCMLNIWGVIMYLRLPWITSQAGLILTYVIIFMSIIITTITATSVSAISTNGKVYSGGTYFMISRSLGPELGAPIGLLFAFANALACALHTVGFAETVRDLLKDYKSQMVSDVNDVRIIGAITVVILLCITFAGMSWEAKAQILFFIAIMLSLINYFVGTVLPPNNEKQAAGFFGYQADIFVSNLLPSFRGKDGYFFRMFAIFFPAATGILSGVNICGDLKDPAGGIPKGTLLAILWTTLSYLLISITCAATVVRDASGILNDSLALSNYSIPCSGLGCKYGWNFDRCEQNFTCASGLANNFRVLTTVSGSGILITIGVFAATLSSALGFLVSAPKIFQCLCKDNIYPFIGFFAKGYGKNNEPLRAYCLAFLIAMAFILIGDLNTIAPLISNFFLCSYGLINFSCFHASVTKTPGWRPQYRFFNPWTSLFGSCLSFVLMFLFTWWAALVTSAVVLFLLGYVSYTKPRVNWGSSYQAGFYNMALSFSMSLNGVSDHVKNYRPQCLVLTGPPNARPALVDFVGTFTKSISLMICGNIIMEDEKTSFPQHSTDMLVDWLNQRKVRSFYTSFIADNLKDGASNLLQASGLGKLKPNTLIMGYKMNWRDCKPESLQDYVNTISGAFDSSYGLAILRMMDGLDVTDAMQSSAGRLSAIDNPAFDADEVMQSEKDETDRNSDISDDGSSDQVRSVFQTKQGRKTIDIYWISDDGGLTLLVPYLLTRRNRWKKCKIRVFILGDQETMKEDRKDMKMLLKRFRLEFEDIVVITDVDKAPTPKNWQRCEENIAPFMLSEEQAGGDVQELKRLSPWKFSNKDLEAIKPKVERSVRLNEIIKKNSIPAALVVISLPVPDVNCPSSLYMAWIEALSYGIHCPVLLIRGNQENVMTFYCQ encoded by the exons ATGGCCAAATATATTGATCGCATCAGAAACCTAATCCCGGGTCTGCGCCGCCCTGAAACGAACCTCCCGCCTCAAGGTGTTACTGTAGATATCGGAGAATATGGGAAGGAGCAGGACAAGCAGAAAATGTCGTTCTACAATCCACTCGACCCCTTGCCAAAATATGACTTTTACGCCAAAGACACATTTTCAGGACGCATAAAAAGCACCAGACCCTCTCTGGATGTTCTGCGCAAACCA CCGGAACCGGATGATCTTCCTCCACCACCAGAGGACGACGGACGACCCAAAGTCAAACTCGTCCGCTTCGGATGGGTTCTAGGAGTCATG ATTCGGTGTATGTTGAACATCTGGGGAGTCATTATGTACTTGCGGCTGCCGTGGATCACGTCTCAAGCCGGACTCA TTCTGACCTACGTCATTATCTTCATGTCTATCATCATCACAACAATCACGGCGACGTCAGTGTCGGCAATCTCCACCAATGGGAAGGTCTACTCTG GTGGCACATACTTCATGATCTCTCGGAGTCTGGGTCCGGAGCTTGGAGCGCCCATCGGTTTGCTCTTCGCCTTCGCCAACGCTCTCGCCTGTGCGCTCCACACAGTGGGGTTTGCAGAGACCGTCAGAGATCTTCTGAAA GACTATAAATCTCAGATGGTGAGCGATGTCAATGACGTGAGGATCATTGGTGCAATTACAGTTGTCATCCTCCTCTGCATCACATTCGCTGGCATGAGCTGGGAGGCGAAG GCTCAGATCCTGTTCTTCATCGCGATCATGCTCTccttaattaattattttgttggGACAGTCCTTCCCCCCAACAATGAAAAGCAGGCTGCAGGATTTTTCGGCTACCAGG CTGACATTTTCGTAAGCAACCTGCTGCCTTCCTTCCGAGGTAAAGATGGATATTTCTTCAGGATGTTTGCCATCTTTTTCCCAGCCGCCACTGGAATTCTGTCTGGTGTCAACATCTGTGGAGATCTCAAG GATCCAGCTGGTGGGATTCCTAAAGGAACCCTGTTGGCCATATTGTGGACCACCTTGAGTTATTTATTAATCTCAATCACATGTG CTGCAACTGTTGTGAGAGACGCTTCTGGCATTCTGAACGATAGTTTAGCTCTATCAAATTACTCGATCCCCTGCAGCGGTCTGGGCTGTAAATATGGCTGGAACTTCGACCGTTGTGAACAGAATTTCACATGTGCCTCTGGACTTGCAAACAACTTCCGG GTTCTTACCACTGTTTCAGGATCTGGCATTTTGATCACCATTGGTGTATTTGCCGCCACCTTGTCGTCAGCACTGGGTTTCTTGGTGTCTGCTCCCAAAATTTTCCAG TGTTTGTGTAAGGACAACATCTACCCCTTCATCGGCTTCTTCGCAAAAGGTTACGGGAAAAACAATGAGCCTCTACGTGCCTACTGTCTGGCGTTCCTCATCGCTATGGCTTTCATCCTCATCG GTGATCTGAACACAATCGCTCCTCTGATCTCCAACTTCTTCCTCTGCTCTTACGGCCTCATTAACTTCAGCTGCTTCCATGCATCGGTCACCAAAACACCCG GCTGGCGGCCGCAGTACCGTTTCTTCAATCCATGGACGTCCCTGTTTGGTTCTTGCTTGTCTTTTGTCCTCATGTTTCTGTTCACGTGGTGGGCCGCTCTCGTTACATCTGCAGTCGTCCTCTTCCTCTTAGGTTATGTTTCCTATACAAAGCCTC GGGTTAACTGGGGCTCGTCTTACCAGGCTGGTTTCTACAACATGGCTTTGTCCTTTTCAATGTCTCTGAATGGTGTAAGTGATCATGTCAAAAACTACAG GCCACAGTGTCTCGTTCTGACCGGCCCTCCAAACGCCCGTCCCGCTCTTGTGGACTTTGTCGGTACTTTCACCAAAAGCATCAGCCTGATGATCTGTGGGAACATTATCATG GAGGACGAGAAGACCAGTTTTCCCCAGCACAGCACAGATATGCTAGTAGACTGGCTGAATCAGAGGAAGGTTCGATCTTTCTACACATCCTTCATTGCCGATAATCTAAAAGATGGCGCATCCAATCTCTTGCAG GCTTCGGGTCTCGGTAAACTGAAACCGAACACCCTCATTATGGGATACAAGATGAACTGGCGGGATTGTAAACCCGAGAGCTTACAGGACTACGTCAATACCATCAG TGGAGCCTTTGACTCCAGCTATGGCCTTGCAATTCTGAGAATGATGGATGGGTTAGATGTTACAGATGCTATGCAGAGTTCAG CAGGCAGATTATCTGCAATTGATAATCCGGCATTCGATGCAGATGAAGTCATGCAGTCCGAAAAAGATGAGACTGACCGGAATTCAg atatttctgatgatggCTCGAGCGATCAGGTCAGATCTGTGTTTCAGACGAAACAGGGCAGGAAGACTATTGACATCTACTGGATCTCTGATGATGGAG GTCTGACTCTTTTAGTGCCATATTTGTTGACCAGAAGAAACCGCTGGAAAAAGTGCAAAATCAGAGTGTTTATCTTAGGAGACCAGGAGACCATGAAGGAAGACCGTAAAGA CATGAAGATGCTGTTGAAGAGATTCCGGCTGGAGTTTGAGGACATCGTGGTAATAACAGATGTGGATAAAGCTCCTACGCCTAAAAA CTGGCAGCGGTGCGAGGAAAACATCGCCCCCTTCATGCTGAGTGAAGAACAGGCTGGAGGAGACGTTCAGGAGCTCAAGAGACTGAGTCCATGGAAATTTTCCAACAAAGACCTGGAGGCCATAAAACCCaag GTGGAGAGGTCGGTGAGACTGAACGAGATCATCAAGAAGAACTCCATCCCTGCGGCTCTGGTTGTGAT ttctCTTCCTGTCCCTGATGTCAACTGTCCCAGTTCTCTCTATATGGCCTGGATTGAAGCTCTGAGCTACGGCATCCACTGTCCCGTCCTGCTCATACGAGGAAACCAAGAGAACGTCATGACCTTCTACTGCCAGTAA
- the si:ch211-63p21.8 gene encoding kelch-like protein 33, which produces MAFTRKYLPLEWEERWRREKEHRKMMIKEGGEKFEEENRKLKWIKSYNDSRIGMKERAVKDNESDNTEEDELLQRYHRQSYPSEIFQTLGEMKMENLLTDLILSTEDGLSFHVHSIVLAAVSSLIQQKLQERDGHEKEISLRLCPEVHGSGLAAVVEFAYTGAISNLKKEDMPQIQTAAFSLGAPRVLELVEDGGNREEKLRNISAEEQMKVGLQSMKDLWTTRVGCDVELVAEGTVFHAHRVLLAASSDYFRGMFTSGMKESQQESVSLLLVGAAELESLLHCAYSGTLVLGWGCVFELASTSLQFQFQPAISLCLEFLEKKINVLNCLDVVSFAEAFGMVELMELAEDYVLRHFQEVSATPKFQDLPAEKLMTFLRSDALSTPSELSVFRAAVIWIEADPTERLLKAEELMQAVRFPFMTFREFREVRAVNLSMECSGEVDIELHKSALKEFGFGISDQETQQRVRHPKEALVLVGGDQLDTDMDQRLPSKQLWFANSLRSGTGLVKEIEWRMLGEMPDRARFRHGVGVLDGQLYVAGGCHFYAKHDVMKSVYRYDPERDHWKRLADLQELRSNFTLVVSGGALYAVGGDKDIHTNLDSVEKYSLETDCWSFTHPLNNALSGHAATVWGGEIFISGGFDCKYQCLLSMFLYHPARGATYLADMTHDRAQHCMESMGNHFYVAGGVCNLRKYYTNQLACEMYDPIHDTWTVFTPLPIPHVGAASAVLEERLYILGGYCQEDFSEARVTHRYDPVTERWNNMGKMPGPVTDVRACLLHLPEHIRK; this is translated from the exons ATGGCATTTACAAGAAAATATCTGCCCTTGGAATGGGAGGAACGCTGGAGGAGAGAGAAGGAGCACAGAAAAATGATGATTAAagaaggaggagagaagttTGAGGAAGAAAACAGGAAGCTAAAATGGATAAAGTCTTACAATGACAGCAGGATAGGTATGAAAGAGAGGGCAGTGAAAGACAATGAGAGCGATAATACGGAGGAAGATGAACTGTTGCAAAGGTATCATAGACAAAGCTACCCAAGCGAGATCTTCCAGACTCTGGGGGAGATGAAGATGGAGAACCTCCTCACGGATCTGATCCTGAGCACCGAGGATGGGCTGAGCTTCCATGTTCACTCGATTGTCTTGGCTGCGGTGAGCTCCCTCATCCAGCAAAAGCTCCAGGAGAGGGATGGGCACGAGAAGGAGATCTCGCTGAGATTGTGCCCCGAGGTTCACGGTTCGGGTTTGGCTGCAGTGGTGGAGTTTGCCTACACTGGAGCCATCAGCAATCTGAAGAAAGAAGACATGCCGCAGATTCAGACTGCAGCTTTTAGTCTGGGAGCACCAAGAGTCCTGGAGCTCGTAGAAGATGGAGGTAACAGGGAAGAAAAACTGAGAAATATCTCAGCGGAAGAGCAGATGAAAGTTGGCCTGCAGTCAATGAAGGACTTATGGACCACGAGAGTGGGATGTGATGTTGAATTGGTGGCTGAAGGAACAGTTTTCCATG CTCACAGGGTGCTTCTGGCAGCCAGCAGTGACTACTTCAGAGGCATGTTTACCAGCGGTATGAAGGAGAGCCAGCAGGAGTCCGTGTCTCTGCTGTTAGTCGGAGCCGCTGAGCTCGAGAGCCTCCTGCACTGCGCCTACAGCGGCACTCTGGTGCTCGGTTGGGGCTGCGTGTTCGAACTGGCCTCTACCTCCCTCCAGTTTCAGTTTCAGCCTGCCATCTCGCTCTGCCTTGAGTTCCTggagaaaaaaattaatgtcCTCAACTGCCTGGACGTGGTGTCCTTTGCAGAGGCCTTTGGGATGGTGGAGTTGATGGAGTTGGCTGAGGACTATGTCCTGAGGCACTTCCAAGAAGTATCTGCCACCCCAAAGTTTCAAGATCTCCCAGCTGAGAAGCTCATGACGTTCCTCCGAAGCGATGCACTGTCCACTCCTTCGGAGCTGTCTGTTTTCCGAGCGGCCGTCATTTGGATAGAGGCAGATCCCACTGAACGACTCCTGAAAGCCGAAGAGCTCATGCAAGCTGTCCGTTTTCCATTCATGACCTTCAGAGAATTTCGAGAGGTCCGTGCCGTAAACCTAAGCATGGAATGCAGTGGAGAAGTTGATATTGAACTCCACAAATCAGCACTAAAGGAGTTTGGATTTGGCATCTCTGACCAGGAGACGCAGCAACGCGTACGTCACCCCAAAGAGGCCCTGGTTTTGGTCGGAGGCGATCAGCTGGATACAGACATGGATCAACGACTTCCCAGCAAACAGCTCTGGTTTGCTAACTCTCTGAGAAGTGGAACAGGCCTTGTGAAAGAGATAGAGTGGAGAATGCTGGGAGAAATGCCAGATCGGGCCAGATTTAGACATGGTGTTGGGGTCCTTGATGGTCAACTATATGTAGCTGGAGGTTGCCACTTTTACGCAAAGCATGATGTGATGAAATCTGTTTACAG GTACGACCCTGAGCGAGACCATTGGAAAAGACTGGCAGACCTTCAGGAACTAAGGAGTAACTTTACGCTGGTGGTGAGTGGAGGCGCCCTGTATGCTGTCGGAGGAGACAAAGACATCCACACAAATCTTGACAGTGTGGAAAAATACTCACTAGAAACAGATTGCTGGAG CTTCACCCATCCTTTGAACAATGCCTTAAGCGGTCATGCTGCCACCGTCTGGGGAGGTGAAATCTTTATCTCCGGAGGCTTTGACTGCAAGTACCAATGCCTACTGTCGATGTTCCTCTACCACCCAGCGAGAGGAGCCACATACCTCGCAGACATGACCCACGACCGAGCCCAACACTGCATGGAGAGCATGGGAAACCATTTCTATGTAGCTGGTGGGGTGTGCAACCTCCGTAAGTACTACACCAACCAGCTGGCCTGCGAGATGTACGACCCCATACACGACACCTGGACGGTGTTCACACCTCTTCCAATTCCACATGTGGGCGCAGCCTCTGCTGTTCTGGAGGAGAGGCTCTATATTCTAGGTGGCTATTGCCAGGAGGATTTTAGTGAGGCGAGGGTCACTCACCGCTATGACCCCGTGACTGAGAGATGGAACAACATGGGAAAGATGCCCGGACCCGTTACAGATGTGCGCGCATGCCTCCTTCATCTCCCTGAGCACATAAGGAAATGA
- the cbln11 gene encoding cerebellin 11, protein MALFQIFLISLINCCMAKDEDFMTPTLNIYTELTELKASLNGLTKDLSAAKNELEEQKSLIQDLRKQIKESPKVAFTASMSATESTSRGPFSSETKLIFDKVLTNVGNAYDPVTGVFTAPVKGVYYFRYSGSAFASHDMGLSIFKGTDRFVSSYEYNSGERNDQMSNGAVMELDVGEEVHVKLWIRCWIFVDRRYNYSTFTGYLLYPQDSTSA, encoded by the exons ATGGCTTTATTTCAGATCTTCTTAATCTCACTTATAAATTGCTGCATGGCAAAGGATGAGGATTTTATGACTCCTACGCTAAATATCTACACTGAGTTAACGGAGCTTAAAGCTTCGCTTAATGGACTGACAAAAGATCTGAGCGCTGCTAAAAATGAACTAGAAGAGCAGAAAAGCTTGATTCAGGACCTGCGGAAACAGATTAAGG AGAGTCCAAAAGTGGCATTCACTGCATCCATGTCTGCAACAGAGAGTACAAGCCGAGGACCCTTTAGTTCAGAGACCAAACTCATCTTTGATAAAGTCTTAACCAACGTTGGCAACGCATACGACCCTGTCACAG GAGTCTTCACCGCACCGGTTAAAGGTGTGTATTACTTCAGGTACTCGGGCTCTGCGTTTGCCTCCCATGATATGGGTCTGAGCATCTTTAAAGGCACGGACCGATTTGTGTCTTCATACGAATATAATTCTGGAGAGCGCAACGACCAAATGTCCAACGGAGCCGTGATGGAGCTGGATGTTGGAGAGGAGGTTCACGTGAAGCTGTGGATCAGATGCTGGATCTTTGTAGATCGACGTTACAACTACTCCACTTTCACAGGCTACCTGCTTTACCCACAGGATTCGACTTCTGCATAG